From Roseofilum reptotaenium CS-1145:
TATCTTTTTTGACCGAGAAGTAGATTATTCGGTTGAAGCTACCAATCGCCAGAATGACTCAGTTGCCGTTTTCCAGGAACTAGACACTCTAGAGAATGGAGTTAAAACTTTAGAAAGTACATCGGTTTAGTCATCGTATTGTTAGTCATTATCTGTCAATTTAGTCTAGCCTACCCAATCAGTACCTATGACCAACCCTCAAGAGATTAATCGCGTACTCATTACCGGAATTTCTGGTTCTGGAGGCTCTTATCTGGCCGAATATATTGTTAACCATCACCCCCATGTAGAAATTCATGGAATGTCCCGATGGCATAGTACAACCACCCAAGATAATTTAGCAGCTATTCGAGATAAAGTAATCGTTCACGAAACCGATCTAACTGACTTTGGCTCGGTTTTTTCTGCTCTACAAAAAGTCAAGCCGGATGCTGTTTTTCACTTAGCAGCTCATGCTAATGTCAGGGCTTCTTTTACGACTCCTAATGCAGTTTTAACGAATAATATTATCGGAACTAGCAATCTTTTTGAAGCGATTCGACTAGCGGAAATAAATCCCATCATTCAACTGTGCAGTACCTCAGAGGTCTACGGTCAAGTCGATCCTAAATACGTGCCGATTACAGAAGAAACACCGATGCGGCCAGCCAGCCCTTATGCTGTTTCTAAAGTTGCTCAAGATATGCTAGGCTTCACTTATTTCACTAGCTACAAAATGCCGATTATACGGACTCGGATGTTTACCTATCTCAATCCCCGACGCACAGATTTATTTGCTACAGCATTTGCCAAGCAAGTGGCATGGATCGAGCGAGGACTACAAAAAGAAATGGTTCATGGCAATCTCGATTCCGTTCGGACGATTATTGATGTTCGTGACGCGATGGGTGCTTATTGGGTTGCGATTCAGAGATGTAAACCAGGAGAGGTGTATAACATCGGTGGTATTACTAACATGAAAGTAGGGGAATTTCTAGAACGACTCATTGGCTTGAGCGATGTAAAAATTCCCAGGAGAACTGACCCTAATTTACTGCGACCTGCTGATGTCACCTTGCAAATTCCTTCTGTCGATAAGTTCATTGAGGAAACGGGTTGGCAACCTCAATACACTTTTGAAGAAAGTTTACAAGACTTACTCAGTTATTGGAGGAAGGAGGCTGATAAAGCAGCACTATCATAAAACCGGATAAAAGCAGAAGATATATCTAGTTTATCGAGCTTAGACGTAGTTAACTAAATGGAGAACAATAAAGCAATGGTAGGGAAAACTGACAATAAAATAGCCAGTGCGATCGAGGACACTCGGGACAAAATAGATTTGAGTCAACGCAGTCTGTTAAGTGAAGGAGTCCAAAAAATATCCTATCCGCTAAATCGATTTGATTTTCGAGGAGAAATTACTAGACTCCTAATTCAAAAAGGGTTCATAGACAAGGCAGTTCCTCTAGAAGAGCTAAATACCCATATTCCTTATCAACAGCAGGTTGTAGACCAAAACCTACTTTGTGAAGTGGGGAAGACTTTCTACGAAACTAGCGTTCTCCTGAGAAACCTCCATTTTGAACTGCAAAAATACTTAGCAGAAGAGGTTTTAGGCTTTGATTTCATTTGCCAAGAAATTCCCACTGTTCGGTTTCATTTCCCGGTGCCTTTAATTGAGGCTTATCGTTCTTCAGAAGGAGTATATCTTGGCCATCACAGCGATACAATGCTGGGTCACCCGTTTGCAGAAATCAACTGCTGGTTTCCATTGACTGAATGCTCGCAAACTAACGCCTTGCAACTCTCTTCGTTAGAGGATGAAAAGTCCATTCTTGAGAGTTTATGTCAAGACATTGCATATGATGCTGATACTTATCATAAGCAGGGTAGAAATTTATTCTATCAAAAACTCATAAAGGAAGATGAGTATCGCCAGTTGGTCATCAATAGCTGCCATCCAGTGGCCATGCAATATGGTGAATTGCTATTGTTCGATCCCCGATGCATTCACGGCCCGGCAGAAAACCAGGAAGAACGGACAAGAGTCAGTATGGATTTTCGTATCATTCCCCTAGAGAGTTATGAGAAAATGACTAGAGAATATCGAAGCCAAGGACGGAGCGGTCGTAAATTTGCCCGAGGAGATGTTTTCTTTGAAAAAAGTGCAAAACAGTTATGATAAATTGCCGAATGAGCTAATGAGAGGAGTCACTAATGGATGAAGAATTTTACCGATCGCTATACGAAATCCGCCGAGTAGAAGAAGAAATTGCTCGTATCTACCCTACTGATAAAATTAAGAGTCCTGTTCATCTCTCTATTGGTCAAGAAGCCGTGAGCGTCGGTGTTTGTCAAGCCTTGAGACCTGATGATATTGTCTTTGGAACCTATCGCGGTCATGCCCTGTATCTGGCTAAAGGTGGCGATCTTAAACAAATGATTGCCGAGCTGTATGGTAAAGCTACTGGATGTGCGCGAGGAAAAGGTGGGTCGATGCATCTGATCGAAACCTCGGTTGGGATGATGGGAACCTCTGCTGTCGTGGGCACTACAATTCCCCAAGCGGTTGGCTATGCCTATGCCTTGAAATACCAGAAGAAAGATTCCATTGTGGTCAGCTTTTTTGGTGATGGTGCTGTAGAAGAAGGCGTGTTTGCAGAAAGTATCAACTTCGCCGCTCTGAAAAAGTTGCCCATTATCTTTATCTGTGAGAATAACCTCTACGCTATCCATACCCATCAACAGCAGCGACAACCCATATCAAATATATGCGATCGCGTTCGCAGCTACGGAATCCCGGCAGAACGCATTGAAGATAACGATGCGATCGCCCTACACAAAAAAGTTAGCCAAACCGTAGAAGCCTTACGCAAGGGTCAGCCTGGGCCGTTCTTCTTCGAGTGCATGACCTACCGCTGGAAAGAACATGTTGGGCCCAATGAGGATTTCCACTTAGGGTATAGAACCCAAGCTGAAGCTCAACCTTGGATCGAAAATGACCCTATAAAACGACTAGGAGAAAAGCTAGAGGTCCAGCAACGTCAGCAAATTGAAACTGAAGTTGAAGCTCGGATTCAGGAAGCCTTCGCTTTTGCTGAAGACTCTCCCTTCCCCGACACCAGCGAACTGTACGCTCATGTATTTAAGGAGGGCTAATGATGGAACGTACCCTGAGCTATACAGAAGCCGTGTGCGAAGCAACCGACCAAGAAATGGGTCGCGATCCTTCTGTCATTCTCTTTGGGCTTGATGTTGATGATCCCAAAGCCATCTTAGGAACCACCAAAGGTCTAGTAGACAAATATGGACCAGAGCGAGTGTTTGGTACACCCTTATCTGAAGATGCGATGACCGGCGCAGCCATTGGTATGGCTCTCGCTGGAGTGCGACCCATTCACGTCCATATTCGTATGGATTTTTTAATGCTGGCCATGAACCAGTTGGTTAATATCGCTGCTAAGAGCCGGTATATGTATGCTGATCTAGTCTCGGTTCCACTGGTCGTAAGGTCTCTGATTGGCAAAAGTTGGGGCCAGGGGGCGCAGCATTCGCAAGGATTGTACTCCTACTTCATGCATGTTCCTGGCTTGAAAGTGGTAGCTCCAACCACCCCTTACGATGCTAAGGGCTGTCTGATTGCAGCCATTCGGGATGACGATCCGGTAATGTTCGTTGAACACCGAATTCTCCACTATCAAAAAGGCCCGGTACCGGAATCTGCTTATACTGTAGAACCAGGCAAAGCCAGAATTACAGCCCCTGGGGAAGACGTGACCCTAGTTGGCATTTCTTACATGCAAGTGGAGTGTTTGCGGGCCCAGCGCTATCTTGAAGATATTGGCATCCAAGCAGAAGTAATCGATCCAATTTGGTTAAGTCCTCTGGATATCGATACCATTGTCCAATCTGTCCGTAAAACCAGACGGTTATGTGTTGTAGATAATGGTTGGACAAGCTGTGGTGCCAGTGCCGAGATTATCGCTCAAGTTACCGAGCGTTTGCAAGGCGAGGGTGATATTAGAGTAAAGCGGATGGGTTTTGCCCCCGTAACTTGTCCGACTACTCCCAATTTGGAAGCTGAGTTTTATCCTAATGGGCGCAAAATTGCGGCGACTGCCTTTGATTTGGTTAAAGGTGATGCCACCGGTTGGTTCCCAGAAGAGCGAGATGACCTCAAAGATATTGAATTTAAAGGGCCTTTCTAAAGAGAATAATGGTAGAAACAACGATGACTGAGAAAAAACTTAATTGGCCCTTGATGAAAAATAATATTACCAGGGCAGACTTAGATGCAGCGATCGCCTTTCTCCAGCAGGACGATCCGATTTTGACCCAATCTAAACAGGTTAAGGCCTTCGAGCAAGAATGGTCGGATTGGTTGGGAGTTAAGTATAGCGTCTTCGTTAACTCTGGCTCCTCAGCCAATCAAATTACCATAGCAGCTCTGAGAGAAACCCAGGGACTAGGAGAAGTCATCGTCCCGACTTTGACTTGGGTGTCTGATATTGCCTCAACGATCCAAGCAGGATTTAAGCCTGTATTTGTCGATATCAACCCACGAACCTTGGGGATGGACTGCGAGCAAGTACTGCAAAAAATCACGCCCCAAACGAAAGCTGTATTTATGACTCATGTTCTTGGATACAACGGGTTAAGCCAAAAATTGCTTGATGAGTTAGCAGCGCGGAATATTCCCTTGATTGAAGATGTTTGCGAATCCTATGGAGCAACATTCAACGGACAGAAATTAGGCAGTTTTGGCTGGGTCTCTAATTTTTCCTTCTATTACGCTCACCATATGAGTACCATCGAAGGAGGGATGGTTTCCACCAACGACCCTGACCTCTATCAGAAGTTACGCATGTTTCGCTCCCATGGAATGGTACGAGAAGCAACCTCAGAGTCCCTTAAGCAAGAGTATTATCAGAATTACCCCGATCTAAATCCAGACTTTATTTTTGCCTTTCCTGCCTATAATGTCCGGAGTACAGAGTTGAATGCAGTGATTGGGCGATCGCAATTGAAGCGACTCGATGATAATAATAAGATTCGTACTGAAAATTTGCATTTATTCTTGGATAATCTGGACTCGAATAAATATCAAACTGACTTTGATACGGAAGGCAGTTGTAATTATGCCTTTACCCTGATTTTGAAAGACCCTGACCCAGAATTATCGGCAAGAGTACAACAAACCATGCGTCAGTTGGGTGTGGAATTTCGCCGAGGAACCGCAGGGGGTGGGAACCAAACGCGCCAACCTTATTTAAGAGGTTTCTTAGGGGAAAAAGAATGGGAAAAGTATCCTAAGGTAGACCACGTGCATTTTTATGGCTTCTATATTGGTAACTACCCCGATCTGGAGAAACAGAAGATCAGTGAACTCTGTGCAATTCTGAATCAAGTGTAGTATAACCAAGTAAATGGGAGAGGAGGAGTTTGATGAATCAATCGACTGACTTTTACAAGAATAAGAAAGTGGTCATTACCGGCGCTAGCGGATTACTAGGACGGCATTTAATTCCGGACTTACTAGAGGCTGGAGCTTCAGTGAGAGCAGTTATTCACAAACGTCCTTTTCCCATAGATGATCCCAGAGTAGAAGTAGTTAAAGCAGATCTGACGCAGCAGGAAGATTGCGATCTTGTCATGGAAGGTATGGATATTGCTTGTTTGTCTGCTTCTGTAACTGTAGGAGCAGCTCAAGCCATTAAAAATCCAATACTGGCGGTTACATCTAATTTAATTGTCGGCGCGTGTTCTCTACAAGCAGCATGTTTGGCTGGAATAAAACGGGTTCTTTTGGTCAGCAGCACAACAACCTATCCTGCTTACTCTAGACCCGTTAAAGAAGCAGAAGTTTTTCTCGAACAACCCCATCCGGCATATCAAGGGGTGGGAAATATGAAACGTTATTTAGAAACTTTAGCTAAATTTTACCACGACCAATATGGCATGGACATTGCTATAGTGCGCCCTGTGCCCTTCTATGGTCCCTATGATAATTTTGATTTTGAAACCTGTCACGTCATTCCCTCCCTTATTCGTAAAGCGGTAGAAAAACAAGACCCCTTTGAAGTGTGGGGAACGGGTAAAGATATTCGCGATTTTCTGCATGTGAAAGATGTAGCAAGGGGCTGCTTGTTAGCCTTGGAAAAGTATCCTGATTATAGTGGAATAAATCTAGGATCAGGCCGCAGTGTATCTATTGCGGAACTGGCAGAGAAAATCCTCAAACTATCTGGTCATGATATATCTCTGACTCTTGCCCCTTCTAAACCTTCCACTATCCCCGTGCGACTAGTTGATGTTAGTAAAGCGAAAGAAAAACTTGGATTTGTCTCTGAAATTGACTTAGAATCAGGACTTTCGGATACCATTAGTTGGTTTACTGAAAATCGTCAGCATATTCTGGACACAATTGATAGATCTAAAAATAAAGTAAAATAGTAGGTTTTAAGTAATAAATTTTAAGGAGGATATAAAAGTCATGAATAACATCAAAGTTGGGTTAGTTCAGATTAACAATAGCTTTTCGGGGCAAAATTACTTACCTTACGCTGTTGGGATATTACAAGCTTATGCTCAGAAATACGCTCAAAAACCAGAACGATATGAGTTTATGCTACCTGTTTACTCAAGAGTTCCGGTCAGAGAAGCGGTAGAAAATCTCCAAGACGCATCAATTGTTGCCTTTAGTACTTATGTCTGGAATATAAAGATTTCTCTGGAAATTGCTAGACGAATTAAGCAGGATTATCCAGAAACCCTGATTGTGTTTGGTGGTCCCCAAGTTCCCGATCGCTGTGAAGCCTTTCTCAGACAAAATCCATTCATTGATGTGGCTTGTCATGGAGAAGGAGAGGTTGTATTTCTAGAACTTCTGGAAAGTTATCCAGAATGCAACTGGGGGGAGATTCCTTCAATTAGTTTTATCGATAAAACAGGGGAGTTCATCCATCATCCCAAAGGATCGAGAATTCAAGATATCTCGATCGTTCCTTCCCCATTTCTGGAAGGGGTATTCGAGCCAATCATGAAAGCCAATCCCCAAGAGCGCTGGATTGCGTTATGGGAAACTAATCGAGGCTGTCCGTTCTCTTGCACCTACTGTGATTGGGGATCGTCAACTCAGAGTAAAGTGTTCCGCTTCGATATGGAAAGGTTGTTCAGAGAGGTAGACTGGTTTGCTGAAAATAAGATTGAGTATATCTTCTGCTGCGATGCGAATTATGGCATTTTGCCCAGAGATTTAGAACTGACTCAATATGTAGCAGAAACCAAAGCTAAGTATGGCTATCCCCATGCCCTGTCGGTTCAGAATACCAAAAATGCGACTGAACGGTCTTACAAAGTGCAGAAACTGCTCTCAGATTCGGGGTTGAATAAAGGGGTGGCGCTCGCCATGCAGTCCATGGATAAAGGGGCATTGAAAAATATTAAACGCCATAATATTTCCCTGGATTCGTTCCAAGAGCTGCAACGGCGTTTCACCCAGGATAGAGTAGAAACCTATTCCGATCTAATCCTAGCTCTTCCAGGAGAAACCTATGAGACCTTCTTTGATGGCATTTCTGAGGCGATCGCCAATGGGCAACATAATCGGATTCAATTTAATAATCTCTCTATCTTACCCAATGCGGAAATGGGCGATCCGGAATATCAGAAAAAATATGGGATGGTAACGGTAGAATCTAATATCGTTAACATGCATGGTTCCTTAATAGAATCCGATGATGATATCTGTGAGACTCAACAACTGGTGATTGCGACTAATACCATGGCGAAAGAGGAATGGTGCAAAACGCGATCGCTCTGCTGGATGGTAGCATTGCTTTACTTCGACAAAATACTGCAAATTCCCCTATTGTTGTTGCATGAAATCTGCTCCTTCAGTTTCCGGGAATTATTTGAAGTATTCACCGAACGTTCTTTGGAAGAATTCCCGATTTTTGAAGAAATTAACGCTTTCTTTAGGAAAACCGCACAAGATATTCAGAATGGAGGCGAAGAATATTGTCAATCTAAGGAATGGTTAAATGTGTGGTGGCCGGCTGATGAATACATTTTTATCAAACTGAGTGTGGAAAAGAAATGGGATGAGTTTTATAAAGAAGCAAAGCTACTGCTAACGCGGTTTATGGAAGAGAAATTTATTAACATGCCTTTGATTTTACACGAGAGTATCCGATTGAATCGAAGTCTAATCAATCAACCCTTCCAGACCGAAGATATAGAATTGGAGTTATGGCACAACATTTGGGAAGTGTATCAAGCGGCTCGCCGAGGGGTCAAAATCCCCTTGGAACAACAAACTCGGACTTATCATATCGAACGGGTGGCCGGTACAAAGCAATCTTGGGAAGATTGGTATCGAGAAGTGGTTTGGTGGGGAAATAAAAAAGGAGCTTACCTGTACAAAAATGTAACAGCGACAGTCCAAGAATCATCCCCAGAGAGAACTGATTTACCCAATGCTAGTTGAATGAAGTTAAAAATCTAGGCTGAATTGTTTCTCGAATTCGACACGATCCAGCCATTGACTTAAAAGTTTAGGAGAGACAGAGTAACACATGTTTGCAGGAAAGAATATTCTAGTGGCTGGCGGCACAGGAATGATAGGTATTCCCCTAGTAGAAATGCTAATTGAGCGTGGAGCTAAAGTCAGAATTGCCTCTTTAGACGATCCATCCAGAGCGCATCCAGAAGCCGAGTTTATGCAACTCAACCTCATGCCATTTGAGAATTGTTTAAAAGTTTGCCAGGGAATGGATTATGTCTTTAACCTTTTGGGAGTAAAAGGATCGCCAGCAGTAACGAGAACTAAGCCAGCAAGCTTTTTCGTTCCCACCATCACCATGGACACGAATATGATGGAAGCGGCACGACAATGTGAGGTGGAGCGATTTCTATTTACTAGCTCTGTTGGTGTCTATTCTCCCGCAGAGGTACTCTATGAAGATGATGTTTGGCAAACCTTTCCATCACCGAACGATCGCTTCGCAGGATGGGCCAAACGGATGGGAGAACTGCAAGCTGAAGCTTACAAAATCCAGTACGGTTGGGATAAAATTGCGATCGTTCGACCGACTAATATTTACGGCTCTTACGATAACTTTGACCTAGAGAATGCCATGGTCGTTCCTTCTCTGATCAAGCGAGCAATCGATGGCGAAAATCCCATGGTAGTCTGGGGAGATGGTTCAACAGAAAGGGATTTTATGCACGCTAGAGATGTGGCTCGGGGAATGCTCTTAGCGATGGAAAATGCGAATTGCCAACCAATTAACCTAGGTAGCGGTGTAGGAGTTTCAATTAAGCAATTAGTTGAGATTATTCTTAGTTATCTTGACAAAAAACCAGAAATTATTTGGGATACATCTAAGCCGAAAGGCGATCGTAAACGAGTTTTAGATATGGCTCGCGCTAAATCTCTTGGTTTTGAACAAACTATCTCTATAGAGGAAGGAGTCAAAGAAGTTATGGAGTGGTACAAACAAAACAGAGATTTTTCTGGTCAACGGTATGATGTATTTAAGTGAGAAATCGATGGATCGAACCGAACCTCTATTAGAATGGGAGACGCTTCACAGTAAAGAAGCATTTGTCGCTCACCCTTGGATTAGACTTTCCGTACAGCAGGTTAAGCTCCCCAATGGGAAAGTTGTTGACGACTACCACCAGATCCAACTGGGAGACCACGTAGCAATTGTTGCCCATACTGATGAAGGCAAAATCCTGATGGAACGGCAATATAAACATGGGGTAGGTAAAGTTAGTCTAATCTTACCAGGGGGATTGATCGAAGGAGATGAACAGCCTCTAGAAGCAGCTAAACGAGAACTGTTAGAAGAAACAGGCTATACAACTGAGCGGTGGGAAAGTCTAGGGAATTTCGTGGCTAATGCTAACTATGGTTGTGGTAAGATACACCTGTTTGTTGCTCGCAATATCAGGCAAGTGGCCGAACCGGATTCTGGAGATCTGGAAGAGATGCAACTAGTGTTGATGTCACCTGATGAGTTAGTGGCAGCAATTCACCAAGGGGAGCTTATGGTTATGGGAGCGGTGATGGCGATCGCGTTAGCAACCAATTTATCTATTTATCCTCATTTAATAACTGCCCAATAATAATGGAAGATTATGCTCATACTTAATTAATACCATTCTGGTAAAGAACATGTCTTTGTATATTTATAAACCAATCGATAACCCCCAGCACATTAGTATTCTATTTCCGACTAGAAATCGAACTCATTACCTGGACAATCTTTTTGATTCATTAGAGGAAAATACAGGAAAAAAAGAACTTGTAGATATATGGATCTATGTCGATCATGATGATCTCGTAACCATAGATTACTTGGAGTCTGGAGTTAAAGAGAAGTATAGCTTTGCGATTCACTATGTTGTTGGTGATCGTACAGTTAGCCAAGGAGAAATGAGCAATATTCTCCGCGAGAAATGTACGATCCATCCTGGTATATATGGAATTGGAGGCGATAAGCTATTATTTATCACTCCTGGATGGGATAAGTTGATTAGAGAAGAGTTTAATAAATATCCTGATAGAATTGCATTTGTGTCTGTCACTGACTCCCATCATGGAGAACACTTTGGTGCTTATGGGTTCCTGAGTGCAGAATGGCTAAATCAGACGGGAGAGTTTTTAACGGAATATTTTCCTGCTTGGGGAGGTGATTTATGGATAAATCAGATAGCTTCTATGATAGGGAGGAACATTCAACTAGATATTAAAATAGATTTACAAGGTGGCAAAGGCAAAACAGCTCGATTAAGGAACTGGTTATTTTGGAAGAGGTTCTTCAATGATACCTTGATGGAGCGAGTAGAACAAGCCGAACAGCTAAGAAGAGTAATTTATCCTGAAAAAAATGCCGAATATTACCAAAATGTTGCGGAAGGGAATAAAATCATTGAGGATTTTCAGAACTATCTGAAATTTGAAAGAGAACATGACATCATTGATTTAGAGCTTTGGTGTAGCTCTCCAGAGACTCTCAAGTCGAAACCGAACGAACACTATCTCTTGAATGAAACACGTGCTATTGAGAGATTGAAGCAGATCTTATTTAGATATCTGAAGCAAGGGAATATTTTTGCCGCGATCCGTATTTTATTGCATATATTGGGATCATATCATTATCTCAAGGATTTTGAGTACAACCGAGTCCTGTTTATGGCTAACTTTAGACTTGTATTTAGATTCTATAATGCTCTGACGCGACCCTCTAAGTATTCAGAATATACCATTCGTATTTATCGATGGCTGAAGCAGTCATTAAATCATAAATCTGTTTTTATTGATCGAGAGTTTTAAATAAAAGTAATGCCTAAAATCCTTTCGGTTTGCTATAACTTTGTTCCAGAAATTACGCCAACAACAATACGGGCGAGTAAAATTATGCAGCACCTGGAAGGGAGTTGGACAATTGAGGTAATTACTAGAGCAGAATCGAGTTGTGTAGGGCGCTCAATTATTACTCATTCAATTCAGGATTGGTATCCTAGAACTCTGGTAGAAGTGTTTCATAAACTGAGGTTGACGAAAATATGGAATTTTGGGGTCCCATTCAATGGAGAACAAGCGTTTTTTTGGGTGATTCCTGCAATTCTCAAAGCACATCAGTTAATTCAGGATGAAAGGCCAGATCTAGTTGTGGTCTTTATGATGCCTTATTCTGTAGGATGGATTGGCTTAGTCTTGAAATGGTTGACTGGTATACCAGTAGTTTTCAACTTTGATGATTCTCCTACTTGTACCGATATGAGTGGGAATTCTTTTCATAGCTTGTTCCATTATAAAATGGCAGTATGGATGGAAAATTTTTACATTCGCAATTCTGATGCCACGATTTATGTTTCTCAACGCAATCTAGATCGAGTTAAGAAAAAACAGCCCCTAGCGGATCAAAACAAGCTTCACTTAGTTCGATACGGGGCCGATCCAGAAGATTTTAAATATTCCCAAATTCATACAGATGATGAACATTTTAAAATTGCCTATATCGGTTTTATGGGTGGCTGGTTTGAGTTCTATCATAGTGACGATGAAAAACAGAAATTATGGAGAAAAATCTCTCGGTTTTTGCAAAACATTGGAGAATATAGGCTACTAGAATTGGATTTAAAGACTTCAAGTCCAATGTTTTTAGGTCAAGCAGTGAAGCAGGCAATCACCGATCATCCAGAATGGGATAAGCGGATTAAAATAGATCTCTATGGTAGTCTCTATCCCAAATATGTCACAGACCGCGCTCTAGAGAACCAAAACTTAAGTGATATTGTTTTTATCCA
This genomic window contains:
- a CDS encoding glycosyltransferase, whose translation is MPKILSVCYNFVPEITPTTIRASKIMQHLEGSWTIEVITRAESSCVGRSIITHSIQDWYPRTLVEVFHKLRLTKIWNFGVPFNGEQAFFWVIPAILKAHQLIQDERPDLVVVFMMPYSVGWIGLVLKWLTGIPVVFNFDDSPTCTDMSGNSFHSLFHYKMAVWMENFYIRNSDATIYVSQRNLDRVKKKQPLADQNKLHLVRYGADPEDFKYSQIHTDDEHFKIAYIGFMGGWFEFYHSDDEKQKLWRKISRFLQNIGEYRLLELDLKTSSPMFLGQAVKQAITDHPEWDKRIKIDLYGSLYPKYVTDRALENQNLSDIVFIHDAVPNKEAMQIACSCDLLFMTLPARPDGAESGGRISAKTYEYLMTDRPILAGVSPGENYDYLQGKNGVWIVHPKDVSGMTEVITQLVSEKFAGNPRICDRTSIHPELSYANRAGQFANVLDTVLSQKSLNS